The genomic DNA ACCTTTTCCGCGATCCAGAAAAATCCCTTGTAATTTAGAATTTTCTAATAAGGGAAAATCGTTTTCCGTGTCTCCGAACGCGATTTCGTAACCTTCCCCCCCGGTGGCTTCCAAAATCCTGCGTACTTTTCCGCTCCCGTAAGTGAAAGGTTCCTTTACGCCTCGCTTGAGAATTCCGGACTCCTCTTCCAATTCCACTCCCAAGACCCGATCCTCCGGAATTCCCCAGACGGAAGAGACTTCCTGAATGACTCCCTGCGGGGAAGCGGTTACGATCCAGAGATCCGCGCCATTCTTTCTGAATTCCCGAACGAGTTCGATCAACGCGGCATAAGGTCGAACCGCTTCGGAAGAAGAAGACTTTCGGTTTTCCTCCCAGACCTCCCGAGCGGTCCGGCGTAATTCGGAATCGGAGCGTCCCGAAAAAATCCAAGTCGACCATCGATAAGAGGCCTCTAATCCTTCCGCCTCGTGGACCGTTTCATAAAATTTCCAGGTTTGCTTCTGGAACGCATTTCCGTCTTTTTTCCGCAATTCGTTCAGTTTCGTTCCCGTTTCGGCATCCGAAAAAAAGGGGCGGATATCTTCGATCCAGGGAACTCCCTCCAAGAGGAGTCGATTCATCACCGCTTCGCCGAAATCGTTCCGGACCAACGTATTGTCGAAATCGAAGACCGCACGGATCGGTCCGCGACGATCCAAAAGATCTTGTAAAAAGGAACCTAGTTCAGG from Leptospira fletcheri includes the following:
- a CDS encoding HAD family hydrolase; this translates as MDRLWTPELGSFLQDLLDRRGPIRAVFDFDNTLVRNDFGEAVMNRLLLEGVPWIEDIRPFFSDAETGTKLNELRKKDGNAFQKQTWKFYETVHEAEGLEASYRWSTWIFSGRSDSELRRTAREVWEENRKSSSSEAVRPYAALIELVREFRKNGADLWIVTASPQGVIQEVSSVWGIPEDRVLGVELEEESGILKRGVKEPFTYGSGKVRRILEATGGEGYEIAFGDTENDFPLLENSKLQGIFLDRGKGKVPPLGSLVQPVEGWPVISSSFP